A portion of the Podospora pseudoanserina strain CBS 124.78 chromosome 2, whole genome shotgun sequence genome contains these proteins:
- the CHA1 gene encoding catabolic L-serine/threonine dehydratase (COG:E; EggNog:ENOG503NZW4): MDFPRPLSIHAPFPYPTNTTKTTPIVTMASIPTPAPSPPPSTKGTTTTTTTTTAQDTLQPWIETPLIYSAQMSRNAGCNIYLKLENVQPSGSFKSRTATIVVPLSTSPFMVQKLKDAGAQVVQKGQSWIEADTFLREELLAKDTPGVENVYVPPFDHPAIWRGASTLIDEVVRQMPEGQKMDAVVCNVGGGGLVNGVCEGVHKHGLEDGVKVVALETEGADSLFQSTLKGELVTLEGITSLATSLGARTVSGRTWEWYQQMKGGFVSGVVTDKEAAEACVRFLDEGRVMVELSCGATLAGVYKDQGRWLREQVGKGVSDEEWKGKNVVVVVCGGSNVSWEILEGYKKTFGF, translated from the exons ATGGATTTCCCACGCCCCCTTTCCATTCATGCTCCCTTCCCTTATCcgacaaacaccaccaagaccactCCCATCGTCACCATGGCCTCCATTCCCACACCTgcgccctctcctcccccatccaccaaggggacaaccaccaccaccaccaccaccacagcccaaGACACCCTCCAGCCATGGATCGAAACCCCCCTCATCTACTCGGCCCAAATGTCCCGCAACGCCGGGTGCAACATCTACCTCAAGCTAGAGAACGTCCAACCCTCTGGGTCATTCAAGTCCCG caccgccaccatcgtcgtccccctctccacctcccccttcatgGTCCAAAAGCTCAAAGACGCCGGCGCCCAGGTCGTACAGAAAGGTCAGTCCTGGATCGAAGCCGACACTTTTCTCCGCGAGGAACTTCTCGCCAAGGACACCCCCGGTGTGGAGAATGTTTACGTCCCCCCGTTTGATCACCCTGCCATCTGGCGCGGGGCTTCTACCCTGATTGATGAGGTGGTTAGGCAAATGCCAGAAGGCCAAAAAATGGATGCGGTGGTTTGTAatgttggagggggcgggttgGTGAACGGTGTCTGCGAGGGCGTTCACAAGCAtgggttggaggatggggtcaAGGTTGTGGCGCTTGAGACCGAGGGGGCGGATTCGTTGTTTCAGAGCACACTCAAGGGGGAGTTGGTCACGCTGGAGGGGATTACGAGTTTGGCGACGAGCTTGGGCGCTAGGACGGTCAGTGGAAGGACGTGGGAGTGGTATCAGCAGATGAAGGGGGGGTTTGTCTCAGGGGTCGTGACGGATAAGGAGGCTGCGGAGGCGTGTGTTAGGTTTTTGGATGAGGggcgggtgatggttgaGTTGAGCTGTGGGGCGACGCTGGCGGGGGTGTATAAGGAtcaggggaggtggttgagggagcaggttgggaagggggtgtcggatgaggagtggaaggggaagaacgtggttgttgttgtttgtggggGGAGTAACGTGAGTTGGGAAATTTTGGAGGGGTATAAGAAGACTTTTGGGTTTTGA
- a CDS encoding hypothetical protein (COG:G; EggNog:ENOG503P3Q7), which produces MKLNEHIAISTPTLLLVPYEAHHVPTYHQWMQDPEIQLATASEPLSLEEEYSNQLSWRTSTDKLTFIICSPLAPSLSPPNTVPNDADTPPKMLGDVNLFLYPSEEEYTSSPAPAIPKEVVGEVDIMIADAKNRGKGLGERVVRAFVGWVWEHRGEVMREYVGDKVEEGQEGVEVPRLGMLMVKIGEGNESSIKLFRDKLGWVQEGARNYFGEEGGGRGGLRGVVRERVRGLGRKFMLAADFVYTFWQLAFFFLAILKHGVFPAFDSL; this is translated from the exons atgaagcTAAATGAACACATAG CAatctccacccccaccctcctcctcgtcccctACGAAGCCCACCACGTCCCAACCTACCACCAATGGATGCAAGACCCG GAAATCCAActcgccaccgccagcgAACCTTTATCCCTAGAAGAAGAATACTCCAACCAACTCTCCTGGCGAACATCAACCGACAAACTCACCTTCATCATCTGCTCCCCCTtggccccctccctctcccctcccaacacgGTCCCTAATGACGCCgacaccccccccaaaatgcTCGGCGACGTCAACCTGTTTTTATACCCCTCCGAAGAAGAGTacacctcctcacccgcaCCAGCAATACCAAAAGAGGTGGTAGGGGAGGTGGACATCATGATCGCGGACGCGAAAAatagggggaaggggttgggggaacgggtggtgagggcttttgttggttgggtttgggaacataggggggaggtgatgagggagtATGTTGGTgacaaggttgaggagggacaggaaggggtggaggtgccCAGGTTGGGGATGCTGATGGTtaagattggggaggggaatgagAGCAGTATAAAGCTGTTTAGGGATAAGCTTGGGTGGGTGCAGGAGGGGGCGAGGAATtattttggggagg aaggggggggacggggaggcttgagaggggtggtgagagagagggtcagggggttggggagaaagTTTATGCTGGCAGCTGACTTTGTTTATACTTTTTGGCAACtggcatttttttttttggcgatATTGAAGCATGGAGTTTTCCCAGCTTTTGACAGCCTGTAA